The sequence AAGGAACTTCACGCCAACTGCTGGCCGGAGATTCTAAAGGGAATCGAAGAGAGCAACATCCGCAACTACAGTATCTGGCTACATGAGGGAGAGCAGCGACTCTTTGGTTATTGGGAGTATCACGGAGATGACTTTGCAGCCGACATGCAGAAGATGGCCGATGCTCCGATCACCAAGAAGTGGTGGGC comes from SAR324 cluster bacterium and encodes:
- a CDS encoding L-rhamnose mutarotase yields the protein MQRMGMVIGIKPEKIAEYKELHANCWPEILKGIEESNIRNYSIWLHEGEQRLFGYWEYHGDDFAADMQKMADAPITKKWWA